TTTTGCCTTAGTTACCCACCCACCTAAAATCTAAGATGGCGATTTACGATTGCTCTGAATTCATGGCTTTCATATCTTCTATTTCAAACCAAGTAACGACGACTCCTGCAATGGGAATGGCTAGAAATACTCCAAGTAAACCTGCTATTCTAGCACCGACTAATAATGCAAAGAATACTAAAACTGGGTTAAGATTGAGTGAATTTTGCATGACACGAGGAGCTATCAAGTTATCTTGTATTTGCTGAAGTACAATACAAGTTATTAAGACTTTGATAGCCATCCAAATACTTTGAGGTAATAAAAATAAACAAATTAAAATAATCCCTAAAGTAGCTCCGATCCCAGGAATTAAGTCAAAAACTCCAGCTATTGCTGCCAAGACTAAGGGAAATGGCACTTGTAAAATAACGAAAACGATGAAACTGGAAGCGCTCAAAAAGAGAGATAAAAGTAGCTGTCCGCGAAAATAACCTAAAAAGTTACGCTGCACTATATCTGTAAAGCGATCGCGCAGATGCTTCGGTACAACTTTTAGGAGAAAATTCCAAAGTCGTTTGCCATCTAAAAGCATAAAAAATGCGACAACTTCAATTAGTATAAAGTGGATTAAATTCGTCAACAATATAGGTGAAGTAGCCAGACTGGCACCGAGAACTACTAAAGCTTGATTTCGCAAAGGTTCTTCGATCGCACGCAAATCGACTTGCAGGTTTCTGGTACGCAGATAACTTTCCAGCCTTTCTACTAAAGGTATGAGAGAGTTTAAAAAGTTGGGTACGCTCTCCAGAAGTTGTTGTCCTTGCGATAAAATCGCAAATCCCACGGTGAATGTGAAAATACCCAATAGCAAAAGGCTTACCAAAAATACTACGCTAACCGCTACACCATGAGGCATAAAACGTCGCAGCCATCTTACCGGATAGCTGAGCAAAAAAGCGACAATGGCAGCGAAGGTAAAAACTACAATTATGTCCTGAAAATAGGCAAAACACTGTACGATCGCCCAGCCAGAAGCAAACAGAAGCAAAAAGCGAACCAAAGCTAAATTATTTAATCGTTCCCAGAGATTTTTTACAGGTATTTGACTCATACGATCTCCAGGTAGATGCCCATGAATGTTGTGGGGATCGGGCGGTCGAGTCGAGCTATCTTCCAGTTTCATTGTGTACCCTGGCTAAAACAGAGGGTAAGAGGGATATTACATAATACCCAATCCCAATTAAAAATTAATTGCCGATAATGTATTTCATCAGCTTTGAACTGACGGTTCTTGTACCAGCACGTAAGGCTGCACGATCAAAGCGTTAAATCGCTTACTTCCGTCTGATTGCCAAGAGGCCATTTGAGTGGGAGAAGGTTTGTAGATCAGTTGCTCGCCAATCCAATGCTGGACAGATAAAACATCATCGTTAGCTATGGCCACCCCGACATCCACCAAGTCGAGTCCCAGAGAGACTACAATTAAGCGATCGCGCTGAGCGTGGGGCATCAGCCATTGCCATTCTGCCTCATCCAGGGTCTCTGCCAATTCCGCTTTTAGATCCTGCATTTATAAAAAAGTCTTGCCTAATTTATGGCTTATTCTAGCTTGCTATTTTAGGTAGAAAACTCTCTCTAGCTACATAAGCACTGCGGTTTAACGGCCCAAATCATGCAGAGCATTGATTTGAAAGGCACATTTTTGGGTCACAGACTCTAATTCTTCCCGGCTGCTGGAACTAGGAGGCTCTATTAGCTCGCCGATACGCACCGTCACTGGCGTAAATCGAGGCATAGGAGAGCCTTTTTGCAAAATTTTCTCCGTACCCCACAAACTCACTGGCAGCAAGGGAACTTTTGCCTTTGCGGCAATCATAGCAGCACCGAGTTTGGGTTCGGTAATTCTTCCGTCTGGGGTACGAGTGCCTTGCAAGAAAACACCCGTAGCCCATCCCTCCTCCAAATATTTGAGTGCGGAACGAATCGCGCTGCGGTCTGCGGACTGACGATTCACCGGATAAGCACCATACAGCAAAATCGCATCTTTTAAGATCGGGATTTTAAATAATTCTTCTTTAGCCATGAAGGCGACAGGCCGACGCAGACAACAAGATAAAATTGGTGGGTCAAAGTGGCTGGCGTGGTTGCTCACCACCACCAATGGCCCTTCTTGCGGCACGGCTTCAGCACCATTAATGCGTCCCTGAAAGTAAACGTGGAGCATGGGACTAACAACCGACCACTTGAACAAGTGGTACAGCAACAAGCTGGTAAAGGGTTCCCGGCTTTTGACCACAGCAGACAATTTCGTCACCCGATTTTGGATTTTGGATTTTGGATTGACTCCGCCTTATAAGGACGGAGTTTGAAATTGAGAAAATTTTTTTGATGATTCGCTTTGAAATGGGAGGCTTG
This sequence is a window from Aerosakkonema funiforme FACHB-1375. Protein-coding genes within it:
- a CDS encoding 1-acylglycerol-3-phosphate O-acyltransferase; translated protein: MVKSREPFTSLLLYHLFKWSVVSPMLHVYFQGRINGAEAVPQEGPLVVVSNHASHFDPPILSCCLRRPVAFMAKEELFKIPILKDAILLYGAYPVNRQSADRSAIRSALKYLEEGWATGVFLQGTRTPDGRITEPKLGAAMIAAKAKVPLLPVSLWGTEKILQKGSPMPRFTPVTVRIGELIEPPSSSSREELESVTQKCAFQINALHDLGR
- a CDS encoding DUF2288 domain-containing protein, whose amino-acid sequence is MQDLKAELAETLDEAEWQWLMPHAQRDRLIVVSLGLDLVDVGVAIANDDVLSVQHWIGEQLIYKPSPTQMASWQSDGSKRFNALIVQPYVLVQEPSVQS
- a CDS encoding AI-2E family transporter, with product MSQIPVKNLWERLNNLALVRFLLLFASGWAIVQCFAYFQDIIVVFTFAAIVAFLLSYPVRWLRRFMPHGVAVSVVFLVSLLLLGIFTFTVGFAILSQGQQLLESVPNFLNSLIPLVERLESYLRTRNLQVDLRAIEEPLRNQALVVLGASLATSPILLTNLIHFILIEVVAFFMLLDGKRLWNFLLKVVPKHLRDRFTDIVQRNFLGYFRGQLLLSLFLSASSFIVFVILQVPFPLVLAAIAGVFDLIPGIGATLGIILICLFLLPQSIWMAIKVLITCIVLQQIQDNLIAPRVMQNSLNLNPVLVFFALLVGARIAGLLGVFLAIPIAGVVVTWFEIEDMKAMNSEQS